CTTGGCCGATCCACTTTCTTCCCTTCAATTGATggtataaaaaatgagatcaactaaattttattaattagggTGCAATTCAACACTATTACAATAGAGTTCAATACAAGGCTTTTTTTGCCCCTCCCCCTCCTCTCAATGAGGATGtggtatttatactaatacaCGATTACACTAATTAGGTAGGTAAAGGTGAAGTACTACTTTATCCGTCACCTACCCCTATTAAATAATCAGAATTAATTGGTCAAAATCATTTCAGTAATTTACTACATTCAAGTCGATTTGGTAAGTCaacatttcctttttctttcaatttccttCCATATTcaatacctttttttttatgatagtaCCAacatttccttttctctttgattcatattctttttcaataCCTTTCTTTTCTGATATGTCAACCcttgattttctcatatttcttttctccgtcaatacattttaatttttaaaataaaaaaataaattatccaattataattttgttttctaaaattttatatgggGTGCAGGTTTGCAACCCCCTTCCCCCATCTAAAAGCCATACTGCTGTTGTcgtttggttttttttttttttttctcttttggtgCGTGTTTTTAGTGTATAACTAAGCTTGGTTTCGTTTTGTAAGAGTAGTTCtgtgatttattaattaatttatttacttcaagtgtcatcttttttattggttttcaaatttttctttttaaaattgcaattctttTCACGATCTTCCCAAGTTTTCCGAAAGTTCAAAACTCCGCCATTTTGTCATCTTTTTagaactatttttattaaacgGCCAAATGCATTTAATCCAAGAAATGAAGAGTTTCAATTTTCACACACAAAGTATAcccttttttctgttttaatgCCTCAACTTTCCAAGTCAGCTTGCTTGGTATCCGaagtttttgatttttatctGATTGAGTATCTTCTATTAAGTTAATCATTAAAAACGATCAACCCAactttggaggaaaaattaggTGGGAATTTGTTTTATGCAAGGGCATGTTTAGCTTCTATTTTATTcaacacacaaaaaattttctattttgattcATTTCGATTTTAATGTTATAGTGAATggcaataatttaaaaaaaatatacatatttaatccaatttctataaaaaaatatcaaatttactgaaaaagcacttttttttttctttttttttttgcttagcCACAATGCAAATGttgtcatattttatttctcgAGGGTTtatgctataatttttcatacttttcttttaattttttaacaaataaattttttggcTTTCTTTTTGTGACTAGTGAAATAGaaagttttaataaatttataaacaaaattttctcagccaaaaataataattgaaatgtatttcttattttgtgCACAAACAACggtataatatattaaagtatggatatataattttatttgactcaAAAGTACATTGACATCCTTTGGGTGATTTATTcgattttttctatttatttttttgcgaACAATGCGAATGGTAATTGAACATAAGACTCTGttagttttcttgaattattagTAGTTGATTGTCTCTACATTACTACGCATTTAGTATGCGCTTTTATTTccatattaatttgaattggtattttcaaaacaattcGAATTAGTACTtcttttttatagaaattgggttaaatatatatttttacattattgtcctcaattataaaattaaaataaaaataaatctttttgaGTATTGAATAAACTAGCAACCAAACATGCTCTTATATAGATAAGATCTCGcctaatttttcctccaaaattgGGTTGGCCGGTTGTTTTAACAATCAATTTAACGAAAGGTATTCATgtggatgaaaattaaaaactttaaataCTAAGTCTCATGATTTGAAAACCTAAtgtactttaaaaaaaagatatactttacagaaaatgaaattatcacACCCACAAAACATAGAGCGGCAATTTCTTGATATGACATTTGAATTGGGGGCAAAGTCTAATTAAATCCTGAGTATAATTAGATgtgaaagtaaaaaagaataacataaataaaaacaattgtAACGGAGTAGGGATCCTTATTTATAACTCTTCAAGTAAATCTAGAAAAGTAATACTCTCtgttgtaattatttcaaattttcaattaatataaaaaaattggggaATATGAAAAGCTTCCAATCTTCGGtggtttaatttaaaaaaaaaatgaataaagaaaaacgaaATGTGAAGCGTCCATCTCATAGCAGTTGTTCCCGCCACAACAGCACAAGAACTCAGCAGTAATGGCGGCTCCTTCCAAAACCCTAATGGATTTCTTCCAGCAACCGTCGGCGAAGCGCCTCAAAAGAGTCTCGTCGCCGCCCCGAAGCCCCCTCTCGTCACTGAACGACTCCGCTGCTTCCTCCTTGTCAACAACAACCATTTCCTTGGAGCAGAAGCGGAGAATGGAATTCAACAAAGCCCTCGCCTTGTCCAAGAGAAACCTAAAACTGTGCTCTGAGAAAGTCTCTAAAGCAATTGCTGCAGGTGAACATATGcttctcattttcatttttagttatCTAGTCATAGATTAAATGAGGTCTCCTGATCCTTTATTCCATGATTTTCTTATTTCCCTATTCCATAATTCCCTGCTGCCTACGCagtatttattattcttcatttcatttgaattttgttatttcttatttgataCTGTACTATAAGAAGTTGCTGACTTTCTTCCGTTCATTGCATATAAGAACGGTTTGATTCTATGTATGTTGAAGAGATTTCACTCGTCAGCTTTTCATTTTGATACCATTTATTGATATGAAGTCATCATAGTTTAGTATGCTGAGACTGCTCATGATTCTGTGAAATTCTATTCGAAATGGACTGGAGTCCTGGGAGTTGGAGAAACCATTGATGGAGGAGATTGTAGTAGCATTGTTACTTCAGGTCTGCAAAATCTATGACCAAAGAAGCTTTATGAATAGGTAGGGTGAAATGTTGGTTGAATGTAGAATTCTTCCGGCTGATTCGCATTTTCTCCACTATGTTTATCTTTTCCTTTGAATTGGTACCAGTGCTAGATGTTTGCGTACTCGTATCGTCTGAGTTTGAATCAAGCTCGAGTTGGCTTTCTTTGTTGCTACCTCCGAGTGGTGTTCTATGTAACATctcatattctttttcatatccTTCCATCATATTGTAGTTCTACATAATAGTCTGTGTTGATGTTTGCAATAGATTATCTGGTTCTTCTATCATTCTTCAGTATTTATGTCTTTTAGTATTTCCCTTTTTCTGTTTGCAAAATCATGATTGTTTTTATGTTAAAGTAATTTTACTcgtacatttttaatttagtacaGATTGGTGCATATCATATCTTTAATGTTAAGACTGCATTGATTGTTTGCTATGGATAATGAAGGAGTTGGGTATGTAAAGTTAGAGGAGCTATTGGTAGAGGAATCATGGTTGGAAGTGCTCTCTGGAGAGCTGCAGAAGCCTTATGCACTGAAGCTGAGTGAATTTGTGGAGAGTGAAATATGCCATGGCAGCACGCCAATCTACCCTCCTCAGCATCTGATTTTCAATGCACTTAATACAACTCCATTTGATTGGGTTAAGGCAGTTATTATTGGACAGGTACACGTTATGTTTGATTGGCAATGAATCTCACAGTATCTATATATAGACAAAAGTATCGAGAGATATGATGacattgaatttgattatgGATGCTTTCTCATATGTATAACACTCATAAGTAAGATGgttctttattaatttcattatctcGACTTTAGCATAATTGCTACTACACATCATTGATTATGGGTTAACTTGCTCTTTGATATATGGCCTAAAAGGAAAACGgacatataaatttgatactTGGGTAGTTTAGTTTGTCCATGGATTATAGTGGGATATTATCTGATAAGTTTTAGTGGTAGTGTTATCTTTGGTCGCTGCTGGCTCGTAATAAGTTTTAATCGTTTTCTGTCTCTTTGCTATTTGAAATGCCATAGATGGAAACTTATATTGCTGCTCCTATCTCCATGATATTCACCGAATCTTTGCTTCCATTTGAGCAACTTGTTGCTGTCTATTGAACTCAGTTTTCTATTAACTTTCTCTTAAAAGTTCAGTTATTTACATGTCCATTTTTCCAAGTTGTTCTTGAGTTTTTTTATGGCTTCTATTTGGCTCTAGATGCCTAATTACCTATTCAACAAATGATGGATGGTCTCTGTGAAACTTTCTTTTTAGGACCCATATCATGGGCCAGGTCAGGCAATGGGCCTCTCTTTCTCAGTTCCGGATGGCATCAAAGTCCCTTCAAGTCTTGCAAACATATATAAAGAGCTTCAACAAGATGTGGGATGTACGATTCCATCTAATGGGAATCTGGAAAAATGGGCAGTACAGGTAATGTTTGCTTTCCATATACCTGGTACACATTATCTCGTGCTATCTTAGCACCCATGATGTCCAAGTTCTTCTAATTTGTCCCATTCAGAAATGCATGTTAATAATTGTTGTTGTTTTAAGAAAGGTTAAATAAACTGATTGTAAATGTATTTGTTGTGAAAAATATCGattgtgtttggattagttttaatttttcattttgtgaaATCTTTCTCCAAATGCTTTCAAAATATTCCCTTGGGAAatgttttaaattgaaatgtgTTTGTTTAAGTAATTACAAAGTTTTCCGGGTGATTTGGTTGGTTTGGCATTTCAGTTGAGATACACATTTGCTATACTTGTTTTTAGGTAATAAATAGATATTGGAAAACAGGGTGTAAGTTAGTGTCTGTTTGGAATAAGGTTTACTCTTTGGATCCATTACCAGATTTCTTGATATTCCAAACAAAACATGTCTCCTAGAAGCATGTTTTCATTTCTGTACTTGACTGCATGGATAGcctatattttttcactatTCTGTGTGCAATGGAAGAGCCTTAACCTTCTTTGCTAGTTCCATGGAGCGCAGagctgaattttgaaatggAATGAGCAAAAAATTGTTTCTTTGACTGAAGAATATATTACCAGACTTCAAACTTAGGAATGAATCTTGAGTCTCTTGACGGACATAAAGAGTCAAGTAGTTGCAATGCCATAGCATAATCATCATCAGTGTCCAATTCTGAAATAAGCTGCAGAAAGAAATTGGTCTAGTTTGTTTATTGCAATTCGTTTTTTGATTTAGTCAAGTTTCTATTGATGCCATCATTCTACTTGACTATCTTCtaccaaaattgaatttaaatgcATATGGAATTTACTCCTTTACTAAGAGAATTCTCCTTTGTGATCATTTCTAGGGTGTTCTCCTTCTAAATGCTGTACTCACGGGTATGCTCTTTTATCCTCCTCTATCATGTGTACGGAGGGTATTTCTCTTAATTTGATTGTAGTGTTCTCTTTTTATCTAACTTGATTCATAATTGCAAATACAGATGGTTGCTCAATGTAGAAGTTTAAATGTGTATTTTTTGTCGTTTTCACCTTTAGTTCAAatgtttgattcttttttcgtttggggtgggggtggggcgGGGGAGGGAAAAGGGATGGAGAAGTAAAAGGTAGTAATGGAAAATAAAGGACAATTATTGTATCCTCTAAGCGTTGACATTATAATATTGTTCTTTTGATGTCTACGGAAAGAAAGTGGAAAGAGAAAGGAGTGATGGAAAATAAGACATAAATCTAACGTGTTAGTGTGAATTATCTCACGCATGGATGTATTTTGAGATTCATTAATGTGACATTTTAGGTTGATGTTTGCTAAGTTGCAGGAAtggattttcatttcatttatgaTGAAAGCATACTTAAATTGCAACTTCTTTAACTTTAATATGAGAGGCATGGAAATGTATAGGCTTAAGAAGCTACATCCAGAGATTCTAGATTCTAGATTACTTTCTGGATTTTTGCTTGTGCAACTTAATGATAACTCAAGTAGCTTGGATGAGTTAATAGGTTTGTGTCAATGTATTTTAGAAGTTTACAATGTGAAAGCTCTAGTCCAAGTCATTTTTAATACTTCATGCATACCTTGGCATGAAATCACACACTTGTGCACCTTATAGAATTAGTTAGTAGTTAGGgacgataaaaaaaattaataccgtccaaattaaaaaaaaatagttggtTAGGATCCGGACTtgcctttattatttttttaatattttgtatattttatatattcttataataatatatatttctacaTCTATAaagaatatgtataatttatttatacttacatATTATAGACgcacttaattattttataaattaagataatcatataaataatttataaatgttttaatgtttatttaaGTAACACATTCTAAAATTTGTAACATTTCAATGCGTACAACATGCACATataaacttacaaaaaaaataagctttcaattatattattgtctCATTTATATAGTTATGGtagtattattaaaaaaataatatttttttaattaaaattggattaattagaattttaagtTAGCCATTAagattaattggattaattttattaggttggtccaatttataaattggatttataaattgaaagagagaTAATAAAAGGTTTGAAtcttttaattggattaaaggATGTCTTAATGTTGGCATTGTAATTAAACtaggtttaattaaaatccattAGACGTAGGCttgatttagttttaattaatcaagctcGATCCATTAAATACAAGCCTAAGGCCTTAATTAGACCTTGGCTAGGTCAAGGAGGATATTTGAAGAGATTTGGCTTTTTGGAGGCTCAAATTCGTCCATGAGAGGTTGCTATGTAAAGGTTTTGATGTTTTGGAGTGTAACTAGGTTAGGACCTTGTATATGTATGACTTggtcatatatatacctacatTAAACCCTAGCCACACATACAACACATACTCGTCCTCTCTCTTTCTACTCTCCATCTTCTTAGTTTTATCTTTTGGTCTTAGAGATCAAAGAAAAACGAAAGGAGATCAAAACACGTTACTTGATAGCGGATGTTTTGATCTCTACTCTTCCGTGATCATTCTTGCTAACACGAGAAGATCACGTCCTTGTAGTGGGAGGGTGGGCGATTTTAGAGGATCTCATCGAGATCTACCCGTGAACAGATCCGGAGATGAGGAATCAACGCTTGTAGTCatgcaagaaaatgatgagggtataatttctatttatatttccgcctctttgtttttcttgtgattCTACGACCatggtttatttttattgtacacCGATGCCTGGGAAAAGATCAAGGGTACAATCCTTGATCGGTTTATTGCATGCTTGAGGTCCACAAGTGAAGTTCCCCATGTCCCgcttttatgattcacatggaaatAACTTTAATGGGAGGTATCTAATACTATTCTTGACCTACGAGATCCCGAAGATATTTTGACTCACCATTTTCGCATGATTCCTAGGACTCGAAGCGAGTCACATTATTTGGTGTTAgacccgacccatcaaccgaGTTATAGCGCAAACTATCGCCCctacgactcgtgagacacgGAAATAGGTGCGTATTCACTACATTCACAATAATAGTATAGCTTCATTTCAGTCGGAACGTGCCACAACTCATGAGACCACATATGAGTGAAATTAGCTTCCCCACTACATTACTGTGGATGGAAGACATGAAATAACAATCCTTTGTTATTTCCATTTTAAAGGTCTAATATAGGGGTGACAAATGAGTTGAGGCAGTTTGCGAGGCTCGATTTTGAGCTTGACTCGAGATCAATGACCTTTGTTAATAAGCTTGCGAgccttttcttatttttttaattttttatatatatatttttatttttaaatttttgtatgtaCCCTTGATCTTGTACCATTGATTACCGTAGTATATCgctttctctttcttcctcACAAGTCACAACTCTAAATTCTAAAACTCAATTTCTTTCTCACTCTTCCCATTCCGCAACTTGACATTCACCAATTTCTTTCTCCCTAAATCTAAATTCTAAAACCCTAGCCCCGAACCAACTATTGCAAAATCCATCTACCAACGTGACGAGGAAGTCGATTGCTAGCGCCGGCACTTGGCCAATCAAGAACTCAAACAAGTTTGCCATTTCTTCTCATATTCTTGGTCGCATAGTCGGCTTGTTCGGAGGGGGGGGGGAGTAACGCATCTGAGCATTGGCGAGATGGAGCACGACTTGTAAGGCAGAAATCTGAGGATTTGGGAAGGGATATAGGTTTTGCTCAACCTTTGTAGGGGTCCCTCTCTTCGATGGAGAAAGGGATTGGGAGGAGTAGCATTAGAACAACTACATTGAAAAGATTCCTTCCCTCAAAAGTTGAAACTAATAATGGCTTCTCACAACCACCTCTCCCACCCTCCACCTCCAGTTACTGCCGCTGCTATTGTACTTCCTACTCCACATGCCACCACCATCCGCTGCCTCCATATCCGCCTTGGGCGAAGGCTCGGAGGCAGCTCGAGCTCACTACATGTAATtcgagctcaagctcaaaCCTTAAGAGCTCGTCGAGCTTGAGCTCAAACCTTAAGAGctcgtcgagctcgagctcaaaccTTAAAAGCGAGCTCAAGTTCAAGCTCATCATAAATGGTTGAGCTgggctcgagctcgacttgTTTACACCCCGTAGTCTAATTatcaacttggtccaaccaagtgagagttattaatttattatgatcgagacctcatcacattttagtattttgcacgcttaatattatacatattaaaagCATCAACTAAAATGCATCGCCTGCAAAATAAATGCCTAGTACGCCCTTGTATCACAAGCCCAAGTACCTATACTATCCACTGAGCCTGTAGTGGATCTATGGTCACTCTAGGACTCTAAGAGTAGCTTAACATGTTATAGGGCCTTGtaatctctctttattttcttcatctcCATTGTGGGCTCCGTCCCTTAGGCCTCTTCTCCATTGATCTCCATGGGCTAACCCATGTCACCTCCATGCGCCTCTATCGTTTGTGTTTGCTCTTTGCAAATGTTATACAACAAAAACTAAACCTCTCTCTGACCTATTACActcattacaattgaaaagAAACCCTAAACAATAGTTGGGGGGAGTACATAAATAGGGAGAAAGCAAGTCTTAATAAATTAGGCTAAAAACGATGAGATAAGGAAAAATAACGAGGCACGCAGGCCCTGAtccaacagaaaataaatcatcCATAAGGTCCAATgggctttgtgatcatccatgttaatccaattaacaaaatagcatgaaatattccaaataattatgcaCCAACATGATATTCAATATCATAAGATAATCAGATATCCAATCTAAggaattttatgtaaaataatgcaacttaaTTATGGACATAAATGCAACCTAAGCAAAATTAACTCTTGTTTGAAAAAccaattcatattaatttagtgattttattttgaaaaataccaaatctcaaccaaaattaaattcatcaaaatcaattgtttcagaaaaatatacagaaattttttgaaaagaatagaaaaaattggtcCACACGACAGGCCAGTCACTAGCCAGTCACGCGCGTGCTCAGGCACCCCTGCTTGCCGCGGTCGTGTCCCTGCCAGAGCCTGCGCACGTGTGCGGCCCGATGTGGAGTGCAAACCTTTGCGTGCTTAGGCCTTCATGCTTGTGCCCCTGCCAGTTGGTAGCGGCAGTCTCCTACgtttttttcctcatttctCTGAAACttcgtgttttttttttcctgtagtttttgaaacaaacaaaaatcaattaaatttagaaatccCAAACTTCAAGAAGTTTCTCTTGCccaaaattaatgatataaaCCCTAAATCTAGATATGCAATTACACACATGAATAATGCTTCCAAAGCTGATTAAAACATGTCAACATGCTGATTCATGCAAAACATCTTAGATTCTAGGCCTGGACACTGAATCGGGCTCTGTTACGAGTTAAAGGGAGTGATTAGCCCGGGAAGCGTGGCGGAAgcgcaaaaaataaaaaattaacaattcaaGCATGCAATAAACTTgatcaaggggtgtacccttgatcTTTTCCCGAGCCTtctatgtataataaaaataaacaatggCCATAGAATCACAAGAATAATAAACAAGTGgaattataaatagaaattatacCCTTATCGTTTTTCTTGCACGGCTACAAGCATTGATTCCTCGTTGTAGGGTCCGTTCATGGATAGATCTTGACTATGAGATCCTCTAAAATCGTCCACCTTCCCACTACAAGGACATGATCTTCTCGTGGTAGTAAGAATGATTACATAAGAGTATAGTTTAAAACAACCACTATCAACTAACgtgttttgattttcttttgttttttttttatttctaagaCCAAAAGGCAAAACTAAAAAGATGGAGAGTAGAGAGAAACAGAGAGGACGAGTTTGAGAGTGTGAGAGGCTAGTATATGTTGTGTGTGGCGAGGGTTTAAtgtaactatatatatgaCCTAGTCATACATACCCTAACCTAGCAACCTATCATGGATGAATTTGAGCCTCCAAAATCAGCCTTGTCTCTTCAAAATATCCTCCTTGACCTAGCTAAGTTCTAACCAAGGCCTTGGGCTTGTATCTAATGGATCGGActggattaattaaaattaaatcaagtctACGTCTAATGGACTTTAATTAAACCTAGTTTAGTTACAAGCCTAACATTAAAACATTCTTTAATCTAAGAAAAGGATTTAAACCTTTTATTATCTCtcttttgatttataaattggaccaagcgtaataaaattaattcaattaattaatggctaacttaaaattctaattaattaaatttcaagtcatCCCTCCAATGGATTgctctaaataaatgatccaatcatttattctctctatgagttaatttaatccaattaaattcaTTCAACTCTTCTGGAATTAAtcccaaattaattccatctcGTTATAGCGGTATCTTGTGACTATTTACTTTCACCCTTAGCTAGACTTGGGTGTGTGTGactaacataattaattaatctaaaataattatttctgatTATCCCATAGCCAGAAATAGCCCGTTagcatgggtggtcgtctagcaacaaCAGTCCATGACACTAAAGACTAGGTGAATAACTacatgaacatttaggctccgaATTCATACGATACTGTCCTACTGCAATCGTTTgtcggccttagtctagggcatgaaattgggcatcggttcccatccttgaTTGGGTAACTATGCTTAATACTCGAGATTCATTTATTGATCCAATCTAGGAAAACTATCCCTTATTGATCAATTGCTTTGGCCAAAGACTATTGGAGTCCAAACCATCTCAGAATGTGTAAGAGATCTCAGTGTCACATACTGACAGGggacaaattttttattggaatCCACCGTCCTCGTTACATACTCCAATT
This region of Sesamum indicum cultivar Zhongzhi No. 13 linkage group LG4, S_indicum_v1.0, whole genome shotgun sequence genomic DNA includes:
- the LOC105159797 gene encoding uracil-DNA glycosylase, mitochondrial is translated as MAAPSKTLMDFFQQPSAKRLKRVSSPPRSPLSSLNDSAASSLSTTTISLEQKRRMEFNKALALSKRNLKLCSEKVSKAIAAGVGYVKLEELLVEESWLEVLSGELQKPYALKLSEFVESEICHGSTPIYPPQHLIFNALNTTPFDWVKAVIIGQDPYHGPGQAMGLSFSVPDGIKVPSSLANIYKELQQDVGCTIPSNGNLEKWAVQGVLLLNAVLTVRQHQANSHAKRGWEQFTDAVIGAISQKRKGVVFLLWGNYAQAKSRLIDESKHYVLRSAHPSGLSANRGFFGCRHFSRTNQILEKLGISPIEWQL